A region from the Thermoplasmata archaeon genome encodes:
- a CDS encoding 50S ribosomal protein L40e produces MARFVEAERRRLDKKICMNCSARNSVRATRCRKCGYEGLRIKTKEVRKT; encoded by the coding sequence ATGGCTAGGTTCGTCGAGGCTGAAAGGAGGAGACTGGACAAGAAGATCTGCATGAATTGCAGCGCGCGGAACTCGGTGAGGGCCACGAGATGCAGGAAGTGCGGGTACGAGGGACTAAGAATAAAGACAAAGGAAGTGAGGAAGACCTGA
- a CDS encoding DUF367 family protein — protein MGESCLTAIRLFVLHFGQCDPKKCTAMKMARFGRAVLVKDLRSLLLPHGAPLLDPFAPRFLSREDSPLAERKGLIALDSSWDQTDGQSFRAMTRGLRTQPRALPYLLAANPVKFGQPFRLSTLEALAAALIILGRRRQAEELLGLYTWGPRFLELNREPLKDYEEAVDEGAIRRASSSYSGVVEGTLEGTQEKRY, from the coding sequence TTGGGAGAGAGCTGTCTGACCGCGATCAGGTTGTTCGTGCTGCACTTTGGCCAGTGCGACCCGAAGAAGTGCACGGCAATGAAAATGGCGCGGTTCGGCAGGGCCGTTCTCGTCAAGGACCTACGCTCCCTACTTCTGCCCCACGGCGCGCCGCTTCTTGACCCCTTCGCACCCAGATTTCTGTCGAGGGAGGACTCACCGCTCGCTGAGAGGAAGGGGCTGATAGCCCTGGACTCATCTTGGGACCAAACCGACGGCCAGAGCTTCCGCGCAATGACGAGAGGGTTGAGGACCCAGCCCCGGGCGCTTCCGTATCTATTAGCCGCCAACCCGGTGAAGTTCGGCCAACCGTTCCGTCTCTCGACGCTAGAGGCCTTGGCCGCCGCGCTCATAATACTCGGCAGAAGAAGGCAGGCCGAGGAACTGCTCGGCCTCTATACATGGGGTCCGAGGTTCCTCGAGCTCAACCGGGAGCCGCTGAAAGACTACGAGGAGGCTGTGGACGAAGGGGCCATTAGGAGAGCGTCATCGAGCTACTCGGGTGTTGTCGAGGGAACATTGGAGGGAACACAGGAGAAAAGGTATTAA
- a CDS encoding phosphoribosyltransferase, which yields MRGESVEKGEAVESFRCRLVRWDEIAKWTSEVAQKIRECGCRPTIVIGLTRGGWIPARLLCDHLKVKKLYAVKTEHWGVTANPDGKALLTQELNVSIEKESVLVVDDITDTGESMTLALAHLFKMRPREIRTATLLHITHSKIEPDFYTVKVPKEKWTWFIFPWNLNEDMRTLTPKTLDRPKTVKEIRSAFKKQFFISPPEALIRTALADLEAEGKVRRKGALWERAV from the coding sequence GTGAGGGGTGAAAGCGTGGAGAAGGGCGAGGCAGTCGAATCGTTCAGGTGCAGGCTGGTTAGATGGGATGAAATCGCGAAATGGACTTCGGAGGTTGCACAAAAGATTCGTGAATGCGGCTGCCGGCCGACGATCGTAATCGGCCTCACGCGGGGCGGCTGGATTCCCGCCCGCCTCCTTTGCGACCACCTGAAGGTCAAGAAGCTCTACGCTGTCAAGACTGAACACTGGGGGGTCACCGCCAATCCAGATGGGAAGGCCTTACTCACCCAAGAGCTGAACGTGAGTATTGAGAAGGAGAGCGTGCTCGTGGTCGACGACATCACCGACACTGGGGAGAGCATGACCCTAGCCCTCGCGCATCTGTTCAAGATGAGGCCGAGGGAGATTCGAACCGCGACCCTCCTCCACATCACTCACTCTAAAATCGAGCCAGACTTCTATACAGTCAAGGTGCCGAAGGAGAAATGGACCTGGTTTATTTTCCCGTGGAACTTGAATGAGGACATGCGCACCCTGACGCCCAAAACGCTCGACAGGCCCAAAACCGTGAAGGAGATAAGGTCGGCCTTTAAAAAGCAGTTCTTCATCAGCCCTCCAGAAGCGCTCATCAGAACCGCCCTCGCCGACCTCGAGGCCGAGGGAAAGGTCAGGAGGAAGGGCGCGCTTTGGGAGAGAGCTGTCTGA
- a CDS encoding S-methyl-5'-thioadenosine phosphorylase — translation MPRIGIIGGSGLYDMEMFKNVESVKVGTPYGAPSGIVEVGEFKGRRVAFLPRHGKGHQIPPHKINYRANIWALKSLGVERVISPCAVGSLQMRLRPGTIVIPDQFIDFTKTRQYTFYDGGRTMHVSTADPFCEELRGLLISSAKRLRLPLSAKGTYVCIEGPRFSTRAESRMFRQFADIIGMTLCPEAQLAREQEMCYASVAMVTDYDVWAERPVSAEEVMKTFAENVRNTRRLLEDVLQRIPFDRRNCACGEALRNAGV, via the coding sequence GTGCCAAGAATCGGGATAATCGGCGGGTCCGGGTTGTACGACATGGAGATGTTCAAGAATGTGGAGTCTGTGAAAGTGGGGACGCCCTATGGAGCTCCATCTGGGATTGTCGAGGTGGGAGAGTTCAAAGGAAGAAGGGTGGCTTTCCTGCCTAGGCACGGGAAGGGGCATCAGATCCCACCCCACAAAATAAATTACAGAGCCAATATCTGGGCCCTGAAGAGCCTGGGTGTGGAGAGGGTTATATCGCCCTGCGCAGTGGGCTCGTTGCAGATGAGGCTGCGACCAGGCACCATCGTGATTCCCGACCAATTCATCGATTTCACCAAGACGCGCCAGTATACTTTCTACGATGGCGGGAGGACGATGCACGTCTCGACCGCCGACCCCTTTTGCGAGGAGCTGAGGGGCCTGCTCATATCCTCTGCAAAGCGTCTCAGATTACCCCTCTCTGCAAAGGGGACCTACGTCTGCATCGAAGGACCCAGGTTCTCGACTCGGGCGGAGAGCCGGATGTTCAGGCAGTTCGCTGACATAATAGGAATGACACTGTGTCCTGAGGCCCAACTCGCCCGGGAGCAGGAGATGTGCTATGCCAGCGTCGCTATGGTCACTGACTATGATGTCTGGGCCGAGAGACCCGTGAGCGCAGAGGAGGTTATGAAGACCTTTGCGGAAAACGTCAGAAACACCCGAAGGCTTCTGGAGGATGTGCTTCAGAGAATTCCATTCGATAGAAGGAACTGCGCCTGCGGGGAGGCGCTGAGAAATGCGGGGGTCTGA